TCATCCACCCCGCTTCTGCCGATCACCATGCATTTGTCTTTTTTCGTGTCCCGGAATATGCCGATGGCCACGTCCACATTCATCAGTTCTCGGTACATCTGCATCACCATGGCAAGATTTTCCACCCGATTTTGGACTTCTACTCGGGAGACACTCAGTGAGAAGCCGTTCACCTCACTTCGTTCCGCCTCCTGTACCATCTTAAAAAGAATCTCTTTTTGTTTTTTGCCGTAAGCCGGTTGTAAAAAGGTGCCCAGGATGTTGAGATCCGCCTTGCGGTCCAGCAGAAATCCAGCGGCAAACGCGTCTTCAGGACGGGTGGATGGAAAGGACAGATGGCCTGTATCCTCGTAAAGGCCGATCAAAAACAATGTAGCCTGAATGGGGGTAATCAGTTTCCGTTCTTGTTTAATCTGTTGGACAAGCAGGGTAACTGCGGCTCCTGTCTGGGAAAGATGTGATTCCCGAGCGTCAATATCCCCGTCTTCGTGGTGGTCCCAGACAATGACATCAAGGTTTGGCTTTTCGGATAAAACGCTCAATCGCTGGTCCAGACGAGACCATGAATGGGTGTCTACGCAGATCAGGGTGTCTACGGTATCCAGGTCCACTTCGTTGGGTGTCCACAAATCAAATAGATCTTTGTGAATGGCTAAAAAATTTTTAAGGTTGGCATTAATTGTCCCGGGAAGGACAGGCTTGGCATCCGGATATATGATGGTGGCTGCAACGAGACACGCCAAGGCATCAAAATCAGCGG
The DNA window shown above is from uncultured Desulfobacter sp. and carries:
- a CDS encoding CBS domain-containing protein; the protein is MKIITTHKAADFDALACLVAATIIYPDAKPVLPGTINANLKNFLAIHKDLFDLWTPNEVDLDTVDTLICVDTHSWSRLDQRLSVLSEKPNLDVIVWDHHEDGDIDARESHLSQTGAAVTLLVQQIKQERKLITPIQATLFLIGLYEDTGHLSFPSTRPEDAFAAGFLLDRKADLNILGTFLQPAYGKKQKEILFKMVQEAERSEVNGFSLSVSRVEVQNRVENLAMVMQMYRELMNVDVAIGIFRDTKKDKCMVIGRSGVDEINIGVLMRSLGGGGHPGAGSALVKGANPDALLETVMELLKGNQYSSVMLSDIMSYPVVTVKNDTPVGDVAMMLREMGCSGMPVVDDDDNLVGVVSRRDFRKVKKSNQMQSPIKAIMSRKLITIDYDKSAFEAARLMIRHDIGRIPVMKENKIIGIITRSDAMMYFYDLLPD